One window of Acipenser ruthenus chromosome 45, fAciRut3.2 maternal haplotype, whole genome shotgun sequence genomic DNA carries:
- the LOC131720881 gene encoding phosphatidylinositol 5-phosphate 4-kinase type-2 gamma-like yields the protein MASASNAASPTLNSVHVTSKNKTKTKKKHFVQQKVEVFRASDPVLSVFMWGVNHSINDLNQVPIPVMLLPDDFKANTKIKVNNHLFNKENLPGHFKFKEYCPQVFRNLRERFGIDDLDYQVSLARSPPFTGEFAHGDGLFLTSYDKTLVIKQISSEDVADVHSILSDYHQYVVKCHGSTLLPQFLGMYRLSVDSEDTYMLVMRNMFSHRLIVHRKYDLKGSLVSREASDKEKVKELPTFKDMDFLNKCQKVYVDEEQKERFMEKLNRDVDFLVHLKIMDYSLLVGIHDVQRVELEEEEEVANEEEVELENGLGMVSSMGSYGNSPDGIGGYLNAHKPLGPGEFDPYIDVYAIKSAQGAPHKEVYFMGLIDILTQYDAKKKAAHAAKTVKHGAGAEISTVNPEQYAKRFRDFITNIFA from the exons ATGGCGTCTGCCAGTAACGCCGCCTCACCGACTCTCAACTCCGTGCATGTCACttccaaaaacaaaaccaagacGAAAAAGAAGCATTTTGTGCAACAGAAAGTGGAGGTTTTCCGGGCAAGCGACCCCGTACTCAGCGTCTTCATGTGGGGAGTGAATCACTCG ATCAATGATCTGAACCAGGTTCCCATTCCTGTGATGTTGCTTCCTGATGACTTCAAAGCCAACACCAAGATCAAAGTCAACAACCATCTCTTTAATAA GGAAAACCTTCCTGGGCATTTCAAGTTTAAGGAATACTGTCCGCAGGTCTTTCGAAATCTTCGAGAGCGCTTTGGAATAGACGACCTAGATTATCAG GTCTCCCTGGCTCGCAGCCCACCTTTCACTGGAGAATTCGCCCATGGGGACGGCTTGTTCCTCACCTCGTACGACAAGACGCTGGTCATCAAGCAGATCTCCAGCGAAGACGTAGCCGACGTGCACAGCATCCTCTCGGACTATCATCAG TACGTCGTGAAGTGCCACGGCAGCACCCTGCTCCCCCAGTTCCTGGGAATGTACCGTCTGAGTGTGGACAGCGAGGACACCTACATGCTCGTGATGAGAAACATGTTCAGCCACCGGCTGATAGTGCACAGAAAGTACGACCTGAAG ggaTCCTTGGTGTCTCGTGAAGCCAGCGACAAGGAAAAG GTTAAGGAATTACCGACATTTAAAGACATGGACTTCCTAAACAAATGCCAAAAAGTGTATGTTGATGAGGAGCAGAAGGAAAGGTTCATGGAGAAGCTTAATAGAGATGTGGAT TTCCTGGTTCATCTGAAGATCATGGACTATAGTCTGCTTGTGGGGATCCATGACGTGCAGAGGGTGGAGctagaagaggaagaggaggtggcCAACGAGGAGGAGGTGGAGTTAGAGAATGGGCTGGGCATGGTGTCCTCGATGGGGTCCTACGGGAACTCTCCAGATGGCATAGGCGGCTACCTCAATGCCCACAAACCCTTAGGACCGGGGGAGTTCGACCCCTATATTGATGTCTATGCAATCAAAAGCGCACAAG GGGCTCCCCATAAAGAGGTGTACTTCATGGGGCTGATAGATATCCTGACGCAGTACGACGCAAAGAAGAAAGCGGCACACGCTGCCAAAACCGTCAAACACGGG GCTGGCGCTGAAATCTCGACAGTAAACCCTGAACAGTACGCCAAACGTTTTCGTGATTTCATCACTAATATTTTTGCATAG
- the LOC131720882 gene encoding G-protein coupled receptor 182-like: MDSLDHHNHSLSLNESEADYFEFFHPNCQVTLNHNSKKIALFVLFLVIFMAGLLQNLLVIWVNWHSRRAKDSSFNLYIFNLALADLCVVLVIPFWQVDILLEYTWLWGVFFCKFTHFFYYANMYASIFFLTALTVDRYLSATSKWPFWHRRQELIRRVVCGSIWALALVLPIAETIHVKLTDFNEPMCMFLAPWESFEAWSLAMTLLNFIFGFLIPFPIMLVFNLLTSRKLRSAGTAESRRHCLLIYTYILVFVLSWLPFHIVLLLLTVHSTHSLLDCYSLHVLSFFYEVIECLSMLHCVLNPILYNFLSKSFRNRFFSAVVHYLPKNRIGTNNQELSSTTQHSVVIENKEVQ, from the coding sequence ATGGACTCCCTGGACCACCACAACCACAGCCTGTCTTTGAACGAGTCGGAAGCAGACTACTTTGAGTTCTTTCATCCCAACTGCCAGGTCACACTGAACCACAACAGCAAGAAGATTGCTCTCTTTGTGCTCTTCCTGGTCATCTTCATGGCTGGGCTGCTGCAGAACCTGCTGGTCATCTGGGTCAACTGGCACTCGCGGCGAGCTAAGGACAGCTCCTTCAACCTCTACATCTTCAACTTGGCCTTGGCTGACCTGTGTGTGGTTCTGGTCATCCCTTTCTGGCAGGTGGACATCCTGTTGGAATACACCTGGCTGTGGGGGGTCTTCTTCTGCAAGTTCACCCATTTCTTCTACTACGCCAACATGTACGCCAGCATCTTCTTCCTTACTGCTCTCACAGTGGACCGCTACCTTTCCGCCACCTCCAAATGGCCCTTCTGGCACAGACGTCAAGAGCTCATCCGAAGGGTGGTTTGTGGGTCCATCTGGGCTCTGGCTTTGGTGCTACCCATTGCTGAGACCATCCATGTGAAGCTTACCGATTTCAACGAACCCATGTGCATGTTCTTGGCTCCCTGGGAAAGCTTCGAAGCCTGGTCTTTAGCCATGACCCTGCTGAATTTCATCTTCGGGTTCTTAATCCCCTTCCCCATCATGCTGGTCTTTAACCTGTTAACATCCAGGAAGCTGCGGTCTGCAGGCAcagcagagagcaggaggcacTGTCTTCTCATTTACACCTACATCCTGGTCTTTGTGTTGAGCTGGCTCCCCTTCCACATTGTGctcctcctcctcaccgtgcACAGCACACACTCCCTGTTGGACTGCTACTCCCTTCATGTGCTCTCCTTCTTTTACGAGGTCATCGAGTGCCTCTCCATGCTGCACTGTGTGCTCAACCCCATCCTGTACAACTTCCTCAGCAAGTCCTTCAGGAACAGGTTCTTCTCGGCTGTGGTGCACTATCTGCCAAAGAACCGTATAGGCACCAATAACCAAGAACTGTCCTCCACCACTCAGCATTCTGTGGTCATCGAGAACAAAGAGGTCCAATAG
- the LOC131720931 gene encoding G-protein coupled receptor 182-like isoform X1: MLLHSTLLQSSNSKHCCRPANDLRSAYSPKVSSIQCCTMDTEEHHNNSLDPGYDYDFNGSFHWFMHHCTLELNYDTRRAILFLLYLVIFVAGLIENVLVVWINWRRHSKSTVTFCVLNVGLADLVLVLTIPFWMLEVALNQVWVWGWALCKLTHLVYTVNMYSSIFFLTYMTVERYLAIARPSQTWGLKEKRKRGIVCACLWTFSLFLTLLENVHVELMEWDEPGCYMFPAYNYNEWYASITILSLTCSCLIPAVVITIFNFLIARAVKATAGFEGRRSCWVVHVYSLVFMICWIPRHMVIFLMLLDDLLPYATFSCNFVDMLYFSYCIVDCISLFHCVANPIIYNFLSKGFRSNLINAVVRYIPKEIANPKEKEGSGSSTSHSVVVENATNDIPPNQEQWAK, encoded by the exons atgctactgcactcaaCTCTCCTGCAAAGCTCAAACTCCAAGCATTGCTGTCGCCCTGCAAATGATCTGAGATCAGCCTACAGCCCCAAGGTATCTTCaattcaat gttgcACAATGGACACTGAGGAGCACCACAACAACTCTTTGGACCCTGGTTACGACTATGACTTCAATGGCTCTTTCCACTGGTTCATGCACCACTGCACTCTGGAACTCAACTATGACACGAGGCGGGCAATCCTGTTCCTCCTGTACCTGGTCATCTTTGTAGCAGGGCTGATCGAGAACGTCCTGGTGGTGTGGATCAACTGGAGGCGGCACTCCAAGAGCACGGTCACCTTTTGCGTCCTGAACGTGGGGCTGGCAGACCTGGTGCTGGTGCTGACCATCCCTTTCTGGATGCTCGAGGTTGCCCTCAACCAGGTCTGGGTGTGGGGCTGGGCCCTCTGCAAGCTAACCCACCTGGTCTACACTGTCAACATGTACAGCAGCATCTTCTTCCTAACGTACATGACGGTGGAGCGCTACCTAGCCATCGCCAGGCCTTCCCAGACCTGGGGCCTCAAGGAGAAACGGAAACGAGGCATCGTCTGTGCCTGCCTCTGGACCTTCTCCTTGTTCTTGACTCTGCTGGAGAACGTCCATGTGGAATTGATGGAATGGGACGAGCCAGGATGCTACATGTTCCCGGCCTACAACTATAACGAATGGTACGCAAGCATCACCATTCTCTCTTTGACCTGCAGCTGCTTGATCCCTGCCGTCGTCATCACCATTTTTAATTTTCTCATCGCCCGCGCTGTGAAGGCCACTGCTGGTTTTGAGGGCAGGAGGAGTTGCTGGGTGGTGCATGTCTACTCTCTGGTTTTCATGATCTGCTGGATCCCGCGCCACATGGTGATCTTTCTGATGCTCCTGGATGACCTGTTGCCCTATGCAACGTTTAGCTGTAACTTTGTAGACATGCTCTACTTCTCTTACTGCATCGTGGACTGTATCTCGCTCTTCCACTGTGTGGCCAACCCCATTATCTATAACTTCCTGAGCAAAGGCTTTAGGAGCAACCTGATCAACGCTGTGGTTCGGTACATCCCCAAAGAGATCGCCAACCCCAAAGAGAAGGAAGGTTCAGGGTCCAGCACAAGCCATTCTGTCGTGGTGGAAAACGCCACTAACGATATACCCCCCAACCAAGAACAATGGGCAAAATGA
- the LOC131720931 gene encoding G-protein coupled receptor 182-like isoform X2: MDTEEHHNNSLDPGYDYDFNGSFHWFMHHCTLELNYDTRRAILFLLYLVIFVAGLIENVLVVWINWRRHSKSTVTFCVLNVGLADLVLVLTIPFWMLEVALNQVWVWGWALCKLTHLVYTVNMYSSIFFLTYMTVERYLAIARPSQTWGLKEKRKRGIVCACLWTFSLFLTLLENVHVELMEWDEPGCYMFPAYNYNEWYASITILSLTCSCLIPAVVITIFNFLIARAVKATAGFEGRRSCWVVHVYSLVFMICWIPRHMVIFLMLLDDLLPYATFSCNFVDMLYFSYCIVDCISLFHCVANPIIYNFLSKGFRSNLINAVVRYIPKEIANPKEKEGSGSSTSHSVVVENATNDIPPNQEQWAK, from the coding sequence ATGGACACTGAGGAGCACCACAACAACTCTTTGGACCCTGGTTACGACTATGACTTCAATGGCTCTTTCCACTGGTTCATGCACCACTGCACTCTGGAACTCAACTATGACACGAGGCGGGCAATCCTGTTCCTCCTGTACCTGGTCATCTTTGTAGCAGGGCTGATCGAGAACGTCCTGGTGGTGTGGATCAACTGGAGGCGGCACTCCAAGAGCACGGTCACCTTTTGCGTCCTGAACGTGGGGCTGGCAGACCTGGTGCTGGTGCTGACCATCCCTTTCTGGATGCTCGAGGTTGCCCTCAACCAGGTCTGGGTGTGGGGCTGGGCCCTCTGCAAGCTAACCCACCTGGTCTACACTGTCAACATGTACAGCAGCATCTTCTTCCTAACGTACATGACGGTGGAGCGCTACCTAGCCATCGCCAGGCCTTCCCAGACCTGGGGCCTCAAGGAGAAACGGAAACGAGGCATCGTCTGTGCCTGCCTCTGGACCTTCTCCTTGTTCTTGACTCTGCTGGAGAACGTCCATGTGGAATTGATGGAATGGGACGAGCCAGGATGCTACATGTTCCCGGCCTACAACTATAACGAATGGTACGCAAGCATCACCATTCTCTCTTTGACCTGCAGCTGCTTGATCCCTGCCGTCGTCATCACCATTTTTAATTTTCTCATCGCCCGCGCTGTGAAGGCCACTGCTGGTTTTGAGGGCAGGAGGAGTTGCTGGGTGGTGCATGTCTACTCTCTGGTTTTCATGATCTGCTGGATCCCGCGCCACATGGTGATCTTTCTGATGCTCCTGGATGACCTGTTGCCCTATGCAACGTTTAGCTGTAACTTTGTAGACATGCTCTACTTCTCTTACTGCATCGTGGACTGTATCTCGCTCTTCCACTGTGTGGCCAACCCCATTATCTATAACTTCCTGAGCAAAGGCTTTAGGAGCAACCTGATCAACGCTGTGGTTCGGTACATCCCCAAAGAGATCGCCAACCCCAAAGAGAAGGAAGGTTCAGGGTCCAGCACAAGCCATTCTGTCGTGGTGGAAAACGCCACTAACGATATACCCCCCAACCAAGAACAATGGGCAAAATGA
- the LOC117400917 gene encoding zinc finger and BTB domain-containing protein 39 has translation MGMRIKLQGAEHPTNLLKELNQCRLSESMCDVLLLVGNRTFAAHKAVLACAAGYFQNLFTTAGSDSARTYMVDFVAPANFEKILNFIYTAELFTDLINVGVIYDVAERLGVRELIKACHATFPDLDAAASNKHPADATRPSCNRSPPPCSGDPSQAGEGESGRNGNITPAAAGATVLLPLASAVVQAEETRNPPVEKASSSVLPLVTTKAEDQDSLMEYSQAANSVSSQKQQSPSALSVNLVDSQPLQQKATTANHNLKVPPSHTLNPTPQPFKTEEESQDELGFFAPDAYVADDATSNSNTCLSGENCKERLSAGNQQMDAVHFESCYDDGDLYFDDSAEDQMGPPGEVIELSDDEDDSEDDLVYIENGGPGARQGKTTPCKVCGMVLEPNINVIRDHGETHLDESGACRVCSAKFPDRNSRLTHVLSHIGILLFSCDMCEEKFCTQWQLALHRRSNSVETNIIVQPNASISGDLIAANGGPVKEIQCGACAKAVSKDFQVVREHILEHLNVKTLSCRVCERPQQSLCGLMWHSLSHVGLSIFSCDVCACSFVDKDLLEKHLALHRGREEGRPLLKCFLCPQGFLSHSAYQYHLSLHSKELGPDGYQKMAELNLMQSRKRKADQLLDSSSCSSSPLESSTASLVLPLQDSLGAGAMRTKWYRCKFCGKRFAHSGEFTYHLRIHTGEKPFQCKICSRFFRGRSTMICHLKTHSGALMYRCTICGHYFSTLKLVTTHMELHKDVLPPDFNIEQTFMYSDHTKEPLPCPDSSF, from the exons ATGGGCATGAGAATCAAGCTGCAGGGGGCGGAGCACCCCACCAACCTGCTGAAAGAGCTCAACCAGTGCCGCCTGTCCGAGTCCATGTGCGATGTGCTCCTGCTGGTGGGCAACCGGACCTTCGCTGCCCACAAGGCTGTGCTGGCCTGCGCCGCGGGCTACTTCCAGAACCTGTTCACCACCGCCGGCTCGGACAGCGCCCGCACCTACATGGTGGACTTTGTCGCGCCCGCCAACTTCGAGAAGATCCTCAATTTCATCTACACCGCGGAGCTCTTCACCGACCTCATAAACGTGGGGGTCATATACGACGTGGCCGAGCGTTTGGGGGTCAGGGAGCTCATCAAGGCCTGCCACGCCACGTTCCCCGACCTGGATGCGGCTGCTTCTAACAAGCACCCCGCAGATGCCACGCGACCGTCCTGCAATCGTTCGCCGCCACCCTGCAGCGGAGACCCCAGCCAGGCTGGTGAGGGGGAGAGTGGCAGGAACGGGAATATCACACCCGCTGCGGCTGGGGCTACTGTCTTGCTGCCTTTAGCTTCTGCTGTGGTTCAGGCTGAAGAGACGAGGAACCCGCCAGTGGAAAAGGCTAGCTCCAGTGTGCTCCCACTGGTAACCACCAAAGCAGAGGATCAGGATTCCTTGATGGAGTACAGCCAAGCGGCCAATTCTGTGAGTTCGCAGAAGCAGCAATCTCCCTCTGCCTTATCTGTAAACCTGGTGGACAGCCAGCCGCTGCAGCAGAAAGCTACCACCGCAAACCACAACCTGAAAGTACCTCCTTCCCACACCCTCAACCCCACACCGCAGCCGTTCAAGACGGAAGAGGAGAGCCAAGACGAGCTGGGATTCTTCGCGCCCGATGCGTACGTCGCTGACGATGCCACCTCAAACAGCAACACCTGCCTAAGCGGGGAGAACTGCAAGGAACGGCTGTCCGCCGGCAACCAGCAAATGGACGCCGTCCACTTTGAAAGCTGTTACGATGACGGGGACCTCTACTTTGACGATAGCGCGGAGGATCAGATGGGCCCACCCGGGGAGGTGATAGAGCTGAGTGACGACGAAGACGACAGCGAGGATGATCTGGTCTACATTGAGAACGGAGGCCCCGGGGCACGCCAGGGCAAGACCACGCCCTGCAAGGTGTGCGGAATGGTTCTGGAGCCCAACATCAACGTGATCCGAGACCACGGGGAGACGCACCTGGATGAGTCCGGAGCCTGCAGGGTCTGCAGCGCCAAATTCCCTGACCGCAACTCCCGGCTGACCCACGTGCTCTCCCATATCGGGATCCTGCTGTTCTCCTGCGACATGTGCGAGGAGAAGTTCTGCACACAGTGGCAGCTGGCCCTGCACCGCCGGAGCAATTCCGTCGAGACCAACATCATCGTCCAGCCCAACGCCTCCATCTCTGGGGACCTCATCGCGGCCAACGGCGGACCAGTCAAGGAAATCCAGTGCGGAGCCTGCGCGAAAGCCGTGAGCAAGGACTTTCAG GTGGTCCGAGAACACATCCTGGAGCACCTGAATGTGAAGACGCTGAGCTGCCGTGTCTGTGAGCGCCCCCAGCAGTCCCTCTGCGGCCTCATGTGGCACTCCCTGAGCCACGTGGGGCTTTCCATCTTCTCCTGCGACGTCTGCGCCTGCAGCTTCGTGGACAAGGACCTCCTGGAGAAACACCTGGCACTCCACAGGGGGCGAGAGGAAGGCCGGCCCCTCCTCAAATGCTTCCTCTGCCCTCAAGGCTTCCTCTCCCACTCGGCTTACCAGTACCACCTCAGCTTGCACAGCAAGGAGCTGGGCCCGGATGGCTACCAAAAAATGGCGGAGCTCAACCTCATGCAGAGTCGGAAGAGGAAAGCGGACCAGCTCCTAGACTCTTCTTCGTGTTCCTCCTCCCCGCTGGAGAGCTCCACGGCTTCCCTCGTCCTCCCTCTGCAGGACAGCCTAGGGGCGGGGGCCATGAGGACCAAGTGGTACCGCTGCAAGTTTTGTGGCAAGCGCTTCGCCCATTCGGGGGAATTCACCTACCACCTCCGGATTCACACCGGGGAGAAACCTTTCCAGTGCAAGATCTGCTCAAGGTTCTTCCGGGGGCGGTCGACCATGATCTGTCACCTCAAGACCCACTCGGGGGCCCTCATGTACCGCTGCACGATCTGCGGACACTACTTCTCCACCCTCAAACTGGTGACCACTCACATGGAGCTGCACAAGGACGTCCTCCCCCCCGATTTCAACATCGAGCAGACCTTCATGTACAGCGACCACACGAAAGAGCCCCTGCCTTGTCCGGACAGTTCGTTTTAG